In the Methanococcus maripaludis genome, one interval contains:
- the cbiT gene encoding precorrin-6Y C5,15-methyltransferase (decarboxylating) subunit CbiT — protein sequence MIQDSEFFRMEGVPITKEEIRAVSIGKLNLNPEDIVLDIGCGSGGMSVEISKRSKFVYAIDNSEDAKNTTVTNLKKFKIENCEVFLGDAKDLISEFDFNKVFIGGTQNIEQILEILKEKKIEKVVANTIVLENSVKIISKFEELRYNVDFVNVSVSYGKKINSGHIMLSKNPITIITATLK from the coding sequence ATGATCCAAGACAGTGAATTTTTTAGAATGGAAGGGGTTCCGATAACTAAGGAAGAAATTAGGGCTGTGAGTATCGGTAAATTAAATTTGAATCCCGAAGATATTGTTTTAGATATTGGTTGCGGTAGCGGCGGCATGAGTGTGGAGATATCAAAACGCTCAAAATTTGTTTATGCGATCGATAACAGCGAAGACGCAAAAAATACGACAGTAACTAACTTAAAAAAGTTTAAAATAGAAAATTGTGAAGTATTTCTTGGAGATGCAAAAGATTTAATTTCAGAATTTGATTTTAACAAGGTATTTATTGGCGGAACGCAAAATATCGAACAAATTTTGGAAATTTTAAAAGAAAAGAAAATTGAGAAAGTGGTTGCAAACACAATCGTTCTTGAAAACAGTGTAAAAATAATTAGTAAATTTGAAGAACTCAGATACAACGTGGATTTTGTAAATGTATCTGTGTCTTACGGAAAAAAAATTAATTCCGGGCACATAATGCTTTCAAAAAACCCGATAACTATCATAACTGCTACTTTAAAATAG
- the radA gene encoding DNA repair and recombination protein RadA: MADVLTELPGVGPSTAEKLIEAGYLDFMKIATATIGELTDIEGISEKAAAKMIMAARDLCDLGFKSGVELLRQRQSVWRLSTGSKELDTVLAGGLESQSVTEFAGMYGSGKTQIMHQSCVNLQIAGKIYADLEGVVEEELEHPKAVYIDTEGTFRPERVVQMAEGLGIDGQLVLDNTFVARAYNSDMQMLFAEKIEDLIKGGNNIKLVIIDSLTSTFRNEFTGRGKLAERQQKLGRHMATLNKLADLYNCIVLVTNQVAAKPDAFFGVAEQAIGGHVVGHAATFRFFLRKSKGDKRVAKLYDSPHLPDSEAVFRITEKGIMD, encoded by the coding sequence ATGGCTGACGTTTTGACTGAATTGCCGGGAGTAGGCCCATCAACTGCGGAAAAATTAATTGAAGCAGGATACCTCGATTTTATGAAAATTGCAACAGCAACAATTGGTGAATTAACCGACATTGAAGGAATCAGTGAAAAAGCTGCTGCTAAAATGATTATGGCTGCAAGAGACTTGTGCGACCTTGGATTTAAAAGCGGTGTTGAATTATTAAGACAGAGACAGAGTGTTTGGAGACTTTCAACAGGCAGTAAAGAATTAGATACTGTTCTTGCAGGAGGACTCGAAAGTCAGTCAGTAACTGAATTTGCAGGTATGTACGGAAGCGGTAAAACGCAAATCATGCACCAATCATGTGTAAATTTACAGATTGCTGGAAAAATATATGCTGATTTAGAAGGGGTAGTTGAAGAAGAACTTGAACATCCAAAAGCAGTTTATATTGATACTGAAGGTACATTCAGACCTGAAAGAGTTGTTCAAATGGCTGAAGGACTTGGAATTGACGGTCAGCTTGTTTTAGACAACACATTTGTTGCAAGAGCATACAACTCAGACATGCAGATGTTATTTGCTGAAAAAATCGAAGACTTGATTAAAGGCGGAAATAACATTAAATTAGTAATTATCGACTCCCTTACAAGCACTTTCAGGAATGAATTTACAGGAAGAGGTAAATTAGCTGAAAGACAGCAAAAATTAGGTAGACACATGGCTACACTAAACAAACTTGCAGATTTATACAACTGCATTGTTTTGGTTACAAACCAGGTTGCTGCAAAACCAGATGCATTCTTTGGTGTTGCTGAACAGGCTATCGGTGGACACGTTGTTGGACACGCTGCAACATTTAGATTCTTCTTAAGAAAATCAAAAGGAGATAAAAGAGTTGCAAAATTATACGACTCCCCACACTTACCAGATTCAGAAGCAGTTTTTAGAATTACAGAAAAAGGTATTATGGATTAA
- a CDS encoding methanogenesis marker 14 protein has protein sequence MGFLDSIKGIFSKSPKIHYAKSQSIDVMDLNPKRVGPNQNILPYYTVASVELGNTTTKAIITATEMGSGKTYVVSKEVRMTRDVRTPKKGEEVFGRTIWDVELTKEAVSEMVRDVLKGAMDKAHLNVDDLHFVVRSTGVTAGFASPEEVGVMIVSLAEGCRMAGIPNGKMTPIMTKKQLPEILQDYTLIEKLIFDGAVTGVVPPTGKEVVANEMEGELVTAGLKIGSKWTGVDYRNPCISIDFGTTLAGRITNNGEPYAKVIGNLCGLAGAVSDAVVRGTDLVSKRGGAVLDIHAEKGSPNKELAEKYAKEIHEHVIIKEVPKGMERFGTVPVNPESAEKAGTFLIGCDVGENGSDIPELEKIGAKILKESNLPTMMYTLDIVSAKITQRLIKIAHEEGIISGATAIGITGRAGITGQKPKLIIEMLSELGIWDNVSENIIFVEDGLALGASVMARCMNCLGTPNVPIGGKRNGPCILAQRIKRQKEMGMIK, from the coding sequence ATGGGGTTTCTTGATTCAATTAAAGGAATATTTAGTAAATCACCAAAAATTCATTATGCGAAATCACAAAGTATTGATGTAATGGATTTAAATCCAAAGAGGGTAGGCCCAAATCAGAATATATTGCCATACTATACTGTTGCATCTGTTGAGCTTGGAAATACTACCACAAAAGCGATAATAACTGCAACAGAGATGGGCTCTGGAAAGACATACGTTGTATCAAAAGAAGTTAGAATGACGAGGGATGTTCGAACTCCCAAAAAAGGAGAAGAAGTTTTTGGACGAACCATATGGGACGTTGAATTAACAAAAGAAGCAGTTTCTGAAATGGTTCGAGATGTGTTAAAAGGGGCGATGGATAAAGCACATTTGAATGTAGATGACCTCCATTTTGTTGTTAGAAGTACAGGGGTTACTGCAGGTTTTGCATCACCTGAAGAAGTTGGTGTAATGATTGTATCTCTTGCAGAAGGATGCAGAATGGCGGGAATTCCAAATGGAAAGATGACTCCAATAATGACAAAAAAACAGCTTCCAGAAATACTTCAAGACTACACTTTAATTGAAAAATTGATTTTCGATGGGGCGGTAACAGGAGTAGTTCCGCCAACTGGAAAAGAAGTGGTTGCAAACGAAATGGAAGGGGAACTTGTAACCGCAGGATTAAAAATTGGAAGTAAATGGACTGGGGTGGACTACAGAAACCCTTGTATCAGTATTGATTTTGGAACAACCTTGGCAGGAAGGATTACAAACAATGGGGAGCCTTATGCAAAAGTTATTGGAAATCTCTGTGGGCTTGCAGGTGCAGTTTCAGATGCGGTTGTTCGTGGAACTGATTTGGTAAGTAAAAGGGGCGGTGCGGTTTTAGATATTCACGCTGAAAAAGGAAGTCCAAATAAGGAACTTGCGGAAAAATATGCAAAAGAAATCCACGAGCACGTAATTATAAAAGAAGTTCCAAAAGGAATGGAACGATTTGGAACTGTTCCAGTAAACCCTGAAAGTGCGGAAAAAGCAGGAACGTTTTTAATAGGTTGCGATGTCGGTGAAAATGGAAGCGATATTCCAGAACTTGAAAAAATCGGTGCAAAAATTTTAAAAGAGTCAAATCTTCCAACTATGATGTACACCTTAGACATAGTTTCTGCAAAAATCACTCAAAGATTGATAAAAATTGCACATGAAGAAGGAATTATAAGTGGGGCTACTGCAATAGGAATTACTGGAAGGGCAGGAATTACCGGCCAAAAGCCAAAATTGATAATTGAAATGCTTTCAGAGCTTGGAATATGGGACAATGTTTCAGAAAACATAATTTTCGTTGAAGATGGACTCGCCCTTGGTGCAAGTGTTATGGCAAGATGTATGAACTGTCTTGGAACGCCAAATGTGCCAATCGGCGGAAAAAGAAACGGTCCATGCATATTGGCTCAGAGGATAAAACGACAAAAAGAAATGGGAATGATAAAATAA
- a CDS encoding ABC transporter substrate-binding protein has translation MKIPEIPVIIASILIITSFSGCISSYGMDSDTVTPGVLTIGITPSLPPLEYYENGELKGYDIDLMKEIAYKMGLKPEFKIYSYEGAQKALLNGEIDCIPSTAISPERKEKMDFSRAYVQTYMVIAVFESSSYREIKDLNGKNVAVIKNTYTEDWANFYLGSTTANIKPYESVDSLMSDVESGNLDAVVTDQIHMDYYAHKNNLDARMISEKITIIYWAIAVKKGNNGLQDQINDALFELEEDEALYELRNKWYD, from the coding sequence ATGAAAATCCCCGAAATCCCCGTAATAATAGCATCTATATTGATAATAACTTCTTTTTCAGGATGTATCTCTTCTTATGGTATGGACTCTGACACAGTAACTCCGGGTGTATTGACTATTGGAATCACACCTTCCCTGCCACCACTGGAGTATTATGAAAACGGTGAATTAAAAGGATATGATATAGACCTGATGAAGGAAATTGCATATAAAATGGGTTTAAAACCGGAATTCAAAATTTACAGTTACGAAGGTGCACAAAAAGCACTTTTGAATGGCGAAATTGACTGTATACCTTCAACGGCAATTTCACCTGAAAGAAAGGAAAAAATGGACTTTTCAAGGGCATATGTACAAACATACATGGTAATTGCAGTTTTTGAAAGCAGTTCTTATCGCGAAATTAAAGATTTGAATGGAAAAAACGTTGCAGTTATAAAAAATACCTATACTGAAGACTGGGCAAACTTCTACTTAGGAAGTACTACTGCAAATATCAAACCTTATGAAAGTGTTGACAGTTTGATGTCAGATGTAGAATCCGGAAACCTTGATGCAGTAGTTACTGATCAAATACACATGGATTACTACGCCCACAAGAATAATCTCGATGCTAGAATGATTTCTGAAAAGATTACGATTATTTACTGGGCAATTGCAGTGAAAAAAGGTAATAATGGGCTTCAGGACCAAATAAATGATGCATTGTTTGAACTAGAAGAAGATGAAGCACTATACGAATTAAGAAATAAATGGTACGATTAA
- a CDS encoding geranylgeranyl reductase family protein has product MDFEKYDVVIVGGGPSGFITGENIKNRKVLVLEEHQEIGVPLQCAGLLSKNCIKELGNPKGSVNKVRGAHIYSKNSSITVGNEEIRAEVFERKVMDKDIAVRASKNVDVLLKSYGKIKNSNLPSDRDNNRHKLQIMHMDEIFEVSPEIIIGADGIRSTIGRSLNMLDKKREIISGVQIEFVNAKIDDDFVYVIYDKRYSEKFFTWLIPLGNDRVRVGMCDSTNSYKKLLDFIENNQIAKEILKNATPVEFICGAIPIGYSKTVKNNVMLVGDSAGQVKPLSGGGLYYGAKCGKICADTINHYFEGNYNVEFLKNYEKNWKREISSEIDKNIKIRKILNMLNNDKMDRIFDFINKNNLVEFINEKGDMDNPSTVVRPILDRVIFGK; this is encoded by the coding sequence ATGGATTTTGAAAAGTACGATGTCGTAATTGTTGGTGGTGGGCCTTCTGGATTTATTACTGGGGAAAATATTAAAAATAGAAAAGTTCTCGTTTTGGAAGAACATCAGGAAATTGGAGTTCCACTCCAGTGTGCAGGGCTTTTGAGTAAAAATTGTATAAAAGAACTTGGAAATCCAAAGGGTTCAGTAAATAAAGTTAGGGGAGCGCATATTTATTCAAAAAACAGCTCTATTACTGTTGGAAATGAAGAGATTCGTGCAGAAGTCTTCGAACGAAAAGTAATGGATAAAGATATTGCAGTAAGGGCATCTAAAAATGTGGATGTACTGTTAAAATCATACGGGAAAATTAAAAATTCAAATTTACCCTCCGATCGAGATAACAACAGGCATAAATTGCAAATAATGCACATGGACGAAATTTTCGAGGTTTCTCCTGAGATAATTATCGGAGCTGATGGGATAAGGTCAACAATTGGAAGATCATTGAATATGCTTGATAAAAAAAGGGAAATAATTTCGGGAGTTCAGATTGAATTTGTAAATGCGAAAATTGATGATGATTTTGTTTACGTAATTTATGATAAAAGGTATTCTGAAAAGTTTTTCACGTGGTTAATTCCGCTTGGAAACGATAGGGTTAGGGTTGGAATGTGTGATTCAACTAATTCTTACAAAAAATTGCTGGATTTTATAGAAAATAACCAGATTGCAAAAGAAATTTTGAAAAATGCAACTCCGGTTGAATTTATCTGTGGTGCGATTCCAATCGGTTATTCAAAAACAGTAAAAAATAACGTAATGCTTGTTGGAGATTCCGCAGGCCAGGTAAAGCCATTAAGTGGGGGTGGACTTTACTATGGTGCAAAATGTGGAAAAATCTGTGCAGATACAATAAATCATTATTTTGAAGGAAATTACAATGTTGAATTTTTAAAAAATTATGAAAAAAACTGGAAACGCGAAATTTCATCTGAAATTGATAAGAATATCAAAATTAGAAAAATATTAAACATGTTAAATAACGATAAAATGGACAGGATTTTTGATTTTATTAATAAAAATAACCTTGTAGAATTTATAAATGAAAAAGGAGATATGGATAACCCATCAACAGTTGTTAGGCCGATTTTGGATCGAGTTATCTTTGGAAAATAG
- a CDS encoding cobalt-precorrin-7 (C(5))-methyltransferase: MIFLKNFFERLIVFKSYIKYHFKYSFAKTLLKIKNEDIMIYIVGIGPGNRNYVTEKAFDTIKTSDFVLGSKRSLDIFEINGKKIELTVNLKNELCEFLTNYKKSNSKKKVSILSTGDPCFSGLLKTIFSFDFIEKEDFEVIPGISSIQIAAAKAKISWEDYNILTLHGKEENLKKLLNYVKNGEKVIFLPNNLKKDLKFLIENGISGEKELTVLENLSYDNEKIITDKISNLLENDYSYLLVCIIN; the protein is encoded by the coding sequence ATGATATTCCTGAAAAATTTTTTCGAAAGATTAATAGTTTTTAAATCTTATATTAAATATCATTTTAAATATAGTTTCGCAAAAACTCTTTTGAAAATTAAAAATGAGGATATCATGATTTATATCGTTGGAATTGGACCTGGAAACAGGAACTATGTTACAGAAAAAGCATTTGATACAATTAAAACTTCAGATTTTGTTTTGGGAAGTAAAAGATCCCTTGATATCTTTGAAATTAACGGAAAAAAAATAGAACTTACGGTAAACCTCAAAAACGAACTTTGCGAATTTTTAACAAATTATAAAAAGTCAAATTCTAAAAAAAAGGTTTCTATTTTGTCAACAGGGGACCCCTGTTTCAGCGGCCTTTTAAAAACCATTTTTTCATTTGATTTTATTGAAAAAGAAGATTTTGAAGTGATCCCTGGAATTTCTTCAATTCAAATAGCTGCTGCAAAAGCCAAAATCTCTTGGGAAGATTACAATATCCTTACATTACATGGAAAAGAAGAAAATCTAAAAAAATTGCTAAATTATGTAAAAAATGGTGAAAAAGTGATTTTTTTACCAAACAATTTAAAAAAGGACCTCAAATTCCTGATTGAAAATGGCATTTCTGGCGAAAAAGAATTAACCGTTCTTGAAAATCTTTCATATGATAATGAAAAAATAATTACTGATAAAATATCGAATTTACTTGAAAATGATTATTCTTACCTTTTGGTCTGCATTATAAACTGA
- a CDS encoding FUN14 domain-containing protein produces the protein MDLMQFVPDLGTGFITGFVVGWGIKMAIKVVIALMGLYVFSLIYLSNLGVISINTEALFGLVGNVEGAVMSYGSLAVGLIHSVSLGGGFAAGAAVGLKQG, from the coding sequence ATGGACCTAATGCAATTTGTTCCAGACCTCGGAACTGGATTTATAACGGGTTTTGTTGTTGGATGGGGAATTAAAATGGCCATAAAAGTAGTTATTGCATTAATGGGCCTTTATGTATTCAGTTTAATTTATTTGAGTAATTTGGGAGTTATTTCCATAAACACTGAAGCATTGTTTGGCCTTGTTGGAAACGTTGAAGGTGCAGTTATGTCTTATGGAAGTTTAGCTGTTGGATTAATTCACTCTGTGTCACTCGGCGGAGGATTTGCAGCAGGTGCAGCAGTCGGATTAAAACAAGGTTAA
- a CDS encoding nucleotidyltransferase domain-containing protein: MDTRIRDFIKTDEGYFAVNTYYHPENALISFLRYINIEKIGNHILKDYDLDESDIRILDSQRFIKVADSAKAYAILKEYYPEYLFYDTINDVLLHAIPKTNIKEILSPQKRLQDVLNEQNTEAEIKCAKLADILHDYGLDYKNMGVSGSTVLKLNNENSDIDFVIYGMKNHKNAREILSETFEDGVLSPLSEDFWKKAYAKRIKDGTLTYDEFVWHETRKLNRGVVDGVMFDLLATRDWNEITEKYGEKKYKNLGFIQIKAKVKDDSFVFDNPAVYKVENVEILNNENNADVSASEIEEIVSFTHTYAGSAYNGEEIIVRGKLEEVSGKETYKRVVVGTTREAFNEYVKLS, encoded by the coding sequence ATGGATACACGTATTAGGGATTTTATAAAAACCGATGAAGGTTATTTTGCAGTAAATACTTATTATCACCCCGAAAATGCCCTCATTTCCTTTTTAAGATATATAAATATTGAAAAAATAGGGAATCATATTTTAAAAGACTACGATCTCGACGAAAGTGACATAAGGATACTCGACAGCCAGAGATTTATAAAAGTAGCAGATAGCGCGAAAGCCTATGCAATTTTAAAAGAATATTACCCAGAATATTTGTTTTATGATACTATAAATGACGTTCTCTTGCATGCAATTCCTAAAACCAATATTAAAGAGATTTTAAGTCCTCAAAAAAGGTTGCAGGACGTTTTAAATGAGCAGAATACGGAAGCCGAAATAAAATGTGCGAAATTAGCAGATATTCTCCATGATTATGGGCTTGACTATAAAAATATGGGGGTTTCAGGATCTACTGTTTTAAAACTAAACAATGAAAATTCAGATATCGATTTTGTAATTTATGGAATGAAAAACCACAAAAATGCAAGAGAAATTCTTTCAGAAACATTTGAAGATGGTGTTTTATCCCCACTTTCTGAAGATTTCTGGAAAAAAGCGTATGCAAAACGAATAAAAGATGGAACTTTAACTTACGACGAATTTGTGTGGCATGAAACGAGAAAATTGAATAGAGGTGTTGTTGACGGCGTTATGTTTGATTTACTTGCGACACGGGACTGGAATGAAATAACTGAAAAATACGGGGAAAAGAAATATAAAAATTTAGGATTTATCCAGATTAAAGCAAAAGTAAAAGACGATTCGTTTGTTTTTGACAACCCTGCAGTATACAAAGTTGAAAATGTTGAAATTTTGAACAATGAAAATAACGCAGATGTTTCTGCATCCGAAATTGAAGAAATAGTATCTTTTACCCACACTTATGCGGGATCTGCATATAATGGCGAAGAAATAATTGTTCGGGGAAAATTAGAAGAAGTTTCTGGAAAAGAAACTTACAAAAGAGTTGTTGTTGGAACTACAAGAGAAGCATTCAACGAATACGTAAAACTTAGCTAA
- a CDS encoding HAD family hydrolase has translation MIDIPNYGKITSKTVVFDLNGTLAVDGIVNSEIKELLKKLGKTYKIVVLTADTYGTLEKEFNGLPIAIDKIKNEIEKVNAAEKYSPYIGIGNGNNDCLMLEKSELGILIIGEEGASTNALLKSDIVINNIKDAIKLLLNEKRIVATLRK, from the coding sequence ATTATTGATATTCCAAATTACGGTAAAATAACTTCTAAAACGGTTGTTTTTGATTTAAACGGGACTTTAGCAGTTGATGGAATTGTAAACTCCGAAATAAAAGAACTTTTAAAGAAACTTGGAAAAACTTATAAAATCGTCGTACTTACGGCAGACACTTACGGAACTTTAGAAAAGGAATTTAATGGTCTTCCAATTGCCATTGATAAAATAAAAAACGAAATAGAAAAAGTAAATGCTGCTGAAAAATATTCGCCATATATTGGAATTGGAAACGGGAATAACGACTGTTTAATGCTTGAAAAAAGTGAACTTGGAATATTAATAATCGGGGAAGAAGGAGCTTCAACTAATGCGCTTTTAAAATCAGATATTGTTATTAATAATATAAAAGATGCGATAAAGTTACTTTTAAATGAAAAAAGGATTGTTGCAACGCTTAGAAAATAA
- a CDS encoding phosphoadenosine phosphosulfate reductase family protein — protein sequence MDNNLEFRPWTQNKRNLMHLNQLKDDILNNFEELNLKDEKIVVMLSGGKDSAVALAIAKDLGLNVHLCVHFVHKWSWDISTNEAKKLADRFNVPIIFPDITEELAKKTQGAKGKSICRICKTIMKARMIDIAKEENAKIIMTGETALEKIAGPVFQYMRENNSKLNRKDEFELYKKMELTKVPKRYKIHFFRPLIRVGHFDVFNLQKHYKIDIKRVSEAGNKIGYWREGCCLQYCSPTCELTTELFDDLYDLNKKATEIARKNGFRASITLPTKEITVIPEEEKYLKKIEEILKKV from the coding sequence ATGGATAATAATCTTGAATTTAGGCCCTGGACACAGAATAAACGGAATTTAATGCATTTAAATCAGTTAAAAGACGATATTTTAAATAATTTTGAAGAACTGAATTTAAAAGACGAAAAAATAGTTGTAATGCTCAGTGGCGGAAAAGATAGTGCTGTTGCACTCGCGATTGCAAAGGATCTTGGATTAAACGTTCATTTGTGTGTTCATTTTGTCCATAAATGGAGTTGGGATATTTCAACAAACGAAGCAAAAAAATTAGCAGATAGATTTAATGTACCGATAATATTTCCAGACATTACTGAAGAATTGGCCAAAAAAACGCAAGGTGCAAAAGGAAAAAGCATCTGCAGGATCTGTAAAACGATAATGAAAGCTAGAATGATAGATATTGCAAAAGAAGAAAATGCAAAAATAATAATGACTGGAGAAACTGCTCTTGAAAAAATTGCAGGTCCTGTCTTTCAATATATGCGTGAAAATAATTCGAAACTAAATAGAAAAGATGAATTCGAACTTTATAAAAAAATGGAACTTACAAAAGTTCCAAAAAGGTACAAAATTCATTTTTTCAGGCCATTAATTAGGGTTGGACATTTTGATGTGTTTAATCTTCAAAAACACTATAAAATAGATATAAAGCGTGTAAGTGAAGCAGGGAATAAAATCGGGTACTGGAGAGAAGGCTGCTGTCTTCAGTATTGTAGTCCAACTTGCGAATTAACAACTGAATTATTTGATGATTTATATGATCTAAATAAAAAAGCAACAGAAATTGCAAGAAAAAACGGATTTAGGGCATCAATTACCCTTCCAACAAAAGAAATAACCGTAATTCCAGAAGAAGAAAAATACCTTAAAAAAATTGAAGAAATTTTAAAAAAAGTTTAA
- a CDS encoding formate dehydrogenase accessory sulfurtransferase FdhD has product MSKMVTKVKTYSWSAENGLLEKEDTIVTEDFYELYLDGKLIETMVVSPENIEELGLGYTISEGYIAPENFSKIKIENKKIFVETTDSKNQLTKNKDVNLNLSTIKKIMETMPTLSDTWKITGGVHWAALFDFSGNKIIYFEDIGRHNAVDKVVGYAVLNNIDLNNCVLASSGRQPTAMVKKAVNSKIPVIITKSPSTDKGVILAKENDVLLIGFARIDRFTVYNGVENIDFKS; this is encoded by the coding sequence ATGTCTAAAATGGTTACAAAAGTTAAAACGTATTCTTGGAGCGCAGAAAATGGCCTTTTAGAAAAAGAAGACACGATAGTAACTGAGGATTTTTATGAATTATACCTTGATGGAAAATTAATTGAAACAATGGTTGTATCTCCTGAAAATATTGAAGAATTGGGATTGGGGTATACAATTTCAGAAGGATATATCGCTCCTGAAAATTTTTCAAAAATTAAGATAGAAAATAAGAAAATATTTGTAGAAACAACGGACTCAAAAAACCAACTTACAAAAAACAAGGATGTAAATTTAAACTTAAGCACGATTAAAAAAATCATGGAAACAATGCCCACATTATCAGACACATGGAAGATAACGGGTGGGGTTCACTGGGCAGCACTCTTTGATTTTTCAGGAAACAAAATCATTTATTTTGAAGACATTGGAAGACACAATGCAGTAGATAAGGTAGTTGGATATGCCGTTTTAAATAATATTGATTTAAACAATTGTGTACTTGCATCAAGTGGAAGACAGCCTACTGCAATGGTTAAAAAAGCAGTAAATTCTAAAATTCCGGTAATTATTACGAAATCCCCGTCAACTGACAAAGGAGTAATTTTGGCAAAAGAAAATGACGTTTTATTAATTGGTTTTGCACGAATTGATCGTTTTACAGTTTACAACGGGGTAGAAAACATAGATTTTAAATCGTAA
- a CDS encoding HesA/MoeB/ThiF family protein — protein MSFERYKRQILMDDFGENGQKKLLDSTVTVVGVGGLGTVVSQYLAAAGVGTLKLIDYQEVELSNLNRQILHFEKDVGIQKVNSAKEKLESLNSDINIEIYPEKLKKDHIENSDVIIDCLDNFKARYLLNSFSNKYKIPLVHGAIEDLRGQVTTIIPDETPCIECIFKLKDDEENKSFPVIGVTPGVIGSIQASEAIKLITGIGAPLKNKLLSINMRTNDYFTFNIKKNPECKICGGLND, from the coding sequence ATGAGCTTTGAAAGATACAAAAGACAAATTTTGATGGACGATTTTGGAGAAAATGGCCAAAAAAAACTATTAGATTCAACTGTAACTGTCGTTGGTGTTGGAGGACTTGGAACCGTAGTTTCGCAATATTTGGCCGCTGCAGGGGTTGGAACATTAAAACTTATTGATTATCAGGAAGTTGAACTTTCAAATTTAAACAGGCAAATACTGCATTTTGAAAAAGATGTTGGAATACAAAAGGTCAATTCTGCTAAAGAAAAGTTAGAAAGCCTTAATTCAGATATAAACATTGAAATCTATCCTGAAAAATTAAAAAAAGACCACATTGAAAATTCAGATGTTATTATTGACTGTCTTGATAATTTTAAAGCGAGATACCTTTTAAACAGCTTTTCGAATAAATACAAAATCCCTCTTGTTCACGGGGCAATTGAAGACTTACGCGGGCAGGTTACAACGATAATTCCTGATGAAACACCATGTATTGAATGTATTTTTAAATTAAAAGATGATGAAGAAAATAAATCATTTCCAGTTATTGGGGTAACTCCCGGAGTAATTGGTTCAATTCAGGCGAGTGAAGCGATAAAATTAATAACTGGAATAGGGGCGCCTTTGAAAAATAAATTGCTTTCGATAAACATGCGAACAAATGATTATTTCACATTTAATATTAAAAAAAATCCTGAATGCAAAATTTGCGGTGGTTTAAATGATTAG
- a CDS encoding molybdenum cofactor biosynthesis protein MoaE translates to MIRVSEEDFNVDIETKALFKDHPEIGGLVNFVGVVRNVGYDKGVEKEAEFIEFECYEQMASKNLEELKNRAIEKFNIIDATVIHRIGTLKVGDNIVLIVVGAKHRKEAFLACEYLIDSLKEEVPIWKKEFSKDGSYWVEQH, encoded by the coding sequence ATGATTAGAGTTTCAGAAGAAGATTTTAATGTAGATATAGAAACTAAAGCACTTTTTAAAGATCATCCTGAAATAGGCGGTCTTGTAAACTTTGTAGGCGTTGTTAGAAACGTAGGATACGATAAAGGTGTTGAAAAAGAGGCCGAATTTATTGAATTTGAATGCTACGAACAAATGGCTTCAAAAAACCTTGAAGAATTAAAAAATAGAGCGATTGAAAAGTTTAACATTATCGATGCTACCGTAATTCATAGGATTGGAACGTTAAAAGTGGGCGATAACATAGTATTGATCGTTGTTGGTGCAAAACATAGAAAAGAAGCATTTTTAGCTTGTGAATACTTAATTGACAGCTTAAAAGAAGAAGTTCCGATATGGAAAAAAGAATTTTCAAAAGATGGTTCTTACTGGGTAGAACAGCACTAA